The Chelatococcus sp. HY11 genome includes a window with the following:
- a CDS encoding trimeric intracellular cation channel family protein, with amino-acid sequence MSAQSEQVLQGLYLIAIVAEAMTAALSAGRRNMDWVGVYLLGCVTALGGGSVRDVLLGHYPLSWVQHPSYLLITGCAALATIAIARYMHRLRHVFLFLDAVGLVCFTVIGCNVAIGLGMPFTIVIASGLITGCVGGVLRDILCTDVPLLFRAELYATVSVATGVIYVAGQSTELSHSLVMLVAMLTGLAFRLLALRYKWSMPKFVYTHDLH; translated from the coding sequence TTGAGTGCCCAATCAGAACAGGTGTTGCAGGGTCTCTATCTCATCGCGATCGTCGCGGAGGCCATGACCGCGGCGCTGTCCGCCGGACGGCGCAACATGGATTGGGTCGGCGTCTATCTTCTTGGATGCGTGACGGCCCTTGGCGGCGGCTCTGTGCGTGATGTGCTTCTCGGCCATTATCCATTGTCCTGGGTGCAGCATCCCTCCTATCTCTTGATTACCGGCTGTGCTGCTCTCGCTACCATTGCCATTGCCCGCTACATGCATCGGCTGCGCCATGTGTTTCTGTTTCTCGATGCCGTCGGCCTCGTGTGCTTCACGGTCATCGGTTGCAATGTGGCGATCGGGCTTGGCATGCCGTTCACGATCGTCATCGCATCCGGGCTGATCACTGGCTGCGTCGGCGGTGTTCTCCGGGATATTCTTTGCACGGATGTGCCATTACTATTCCGTGCTGAGCTCTATGCGACGGTTTCCGTCGCGACAGGCGTCATCTACGTCGCGGGCCAGTCGACGGAACTCAGCCACAGTCTGGTCATGCTGGTCGCCATGCTGACGGGCCTGGCGTTCAGGCTGCTCGCTCTGCGCTATAAATGGAGCATGCCGAAATTCGTCTATACGCATGATCTGCATTGA
- the hutH gene encoding histidine ammonia-lyase encodes MSTIILDGNSLTIEDVVQIARQRAKVAIADRARHEIVRVRAYIEENWLTENAPPTYGFNTGVGKLKDYAISQADNDKFQRNIVLSHCSGIGEPASEEIVRAMMAVRINAFCLGASGLRIEVVDRLVEMLNRGVHPVVPIQGSVGASGDLAPLAHMVSVLIGYEEAEAIFGGERMPAPEALEKAGIAPVTFDLRAKDCLALINGNSLCAGMASLNLWDAERLMKLADATGALSLEAIRGEQAAFDPRIHAVRKQPGQIATAENIRRIIAGSRRTTEACRAVHLEDDILHPKHSARVQDQYSFRCLPQVHGSCRDQLDHCKAIVTRELNAATDNPLVFWNDRGALEFLSGGNFHCEPLGFAMDILAIALVEIGNISERRLFALCDTTLNYGLPPNLAGKPIGLNYGYGIISTAAAAVASENKTLAFPSTADTIPTKSSQEDHVSMATWACRKTRQVLDNVPKILGIEAMLAAKAIFLTQEALGGFQLGGGSQALYDLIKSRLPLQQEDAYMQRQSVPAIKMAQSGELLAAVEARVGALN; translated from the coding sequence TTGAGCACTATCATTCTAGACGGTAACAGCCTGACGATCGAAGATGTCGTCCAGATTGCCCGCCAAAGGGCGAAGGTCGCGATTGCGGATCGCGCGCGTCATGAGATCGTGCGCGTACGGGCCTACATTGAGGAAAACTGGCTGACCGAGAATGCCCCGCCAACCTATGGTTTCAATACCGGCGTTGGCAAGCTGAAGGACTACGCCATCAGCCAGGCTGACAATGACAAGTTCCAGCGCAACATTGTTCTCTCCCACTGCTCGGGCATTGGCGAGCCGGCTTCCGAGGAGATCGTCCGCGCCATGATGGCGGTGCGCATCAATGCGTTCTGCCTTGGTGCCTCGGGCCTGAGGATCGAGGTCGTGGACCGGCTGGTCGAGATGCTCAATCGCGGCGTGCATCCTGTTGTGCCGATCCAGGGCTCTGTCGGTGCGTCCGGCGACCTCGCGCCGCTCGCGCATATGGTCTCCGTGCTCATCGGCTACGAAGAGGCCGAGGCGATCTTCGGGGGCGAGCGTATGCCGGCCCCCGAGGCGCTGGAGAAGGCCGGCATCGCGCCCGTGACTTTCGACCTGCGCGCCAAGGATTGCCTCGCGCTTATCAACGGCAACAGCCTGTGCGCTGGCATGGCTTCCCTCAACCTCTGGGATGCCGAGCGCCTCATGAAGCTCGCCGACGCCACCGGCGCCCTGAGCCTGGAGGCCATCCGCGGCGAGCAGGCGGCCTTCGATCCACGCATCCATGCGGTGCGCAAGCAGCCGGGCCAGATCGCCACGGCCGAGAATATTCGCCGGATCATCGCCGGTAGCCGACGCACCACGGAAGCCTGCCGCGCGGTGCATCTGGAGGACGACATCCTCCACCCGAAACATTCCGCCCGCGTGCAGGACCAGTATTCCTTCCGTTGTCTGCCCCAGGTGCACGGCAGCTGCCGTGACCAGCTCGATCACTGCAAGGCCATCGTGACGCGGGAATTGAACGCTGCGACCGACAACCCGCTGGTGTTCTGGAACGACCGTGGCGCGCTCGAATTCCTCTCTGGCGGCAATTTCCATTGCGAGCCGCTGGGTTTCGCCATGGACATCCTGGCAATTGCCCTTGTCGAGATCGGCAATATTTCCGAGCGTCGTCTGTTCGCCTTGTGTGACACCACCCTGAACTATGGTCTGCCGCCGAACCTGGCCGGCAAGCCCATCGGCCTCAACTATGGCTATGGCATCATCTCCACGGCGGCAGCCGCCGTTGCTTCGGAAAACAAGACGCTCGCCTTCCCGTCGACCGCCGATACCATTCCCACCAAGAGCAGCCAGGAGGACCACGTCTCCATGGCCACGTGGGCCTGCCGGAAGACGCGCCAGGTGCTGGACAATGTGCCGAAGATTCTCGGCATCGAGGCCATGCTCGCCGCGAAGGCCATCTTCCTCACCCAGGAAGCGCTGGGCGGCTTCCAGCTCGGCGGCGGCAGCCAGGCGCTGTACGACCTCATCAAGAGCCGCCTGCCGCTGCAGCAGGAGGATGCCTACATGCAGCGCCAGTCCGTGCCTGCGATCAAGATGGCGCAGAGCGGTGAACTGCTGGCGGCGGTCGAGGCCAGGGTTGGCGCATTAAACTGA
- a CDS encoding porin produces MSSVMAMGHRSLLHPGVIAALVSLLGPQAATGALAAVKRRSALHGCTVSAPEQSPLLSSKAGNGTRQAEDLGDDPDDDDDDDEADGSDAPAGFYVPGSDTCVSISGTLSTGMQYDWYRIKAPAAGLVRISPDVTTFPITASLRLESGQALANGLYLSTAIEFMFDTTSDDNPTVEEASITLGPFTAGVTASWFDFWTGEDFVLVGRIPSRTVGLFGVNRRLTDTLQFSLSAETLESNQSALGFSRGARMPDGVARLLYDDGTLTIHGAVALHDQRLTGDSSRRLGRAAIIGATWQHALFGRNTILSGQIAGAIDAAPYIGSQLDRRAVLPLLAIGHATRGWSGVLSIGHDLSDTWSTNAYVSRYDLKLPFPGSEAGHIRIDRLSANLVWKPFNGIKIGVEGSTAWQNAEILGRVVSTSLAGRQTSLQVFLERAF; encoded by the coding sequence ATGTCTTCAGTGATGGCAATGGGGCATCGCTCGCTTTTACATCCCGGTGTCATCGCCGCGCTTGTCAGCCTTCTTGGGCCGCAGGCCGCAACGGGCGCGCTCGCCGCCGTCAAGCGACGGTCGGCGCTGCACGGCTGCACGGTATCGGCACCAGAGCAAAGTCCGCTGCTTTCCAGCAAGGCAGGGAATGGCACACGGCAGGCTGAGGATCTGGGGGATGATCCAGACGACGATGACGACGATGATGAGGCCGATGGAAGTGATGCTCCCGCCGGCTTTTATGTTCCGGGATCGGATACCTGCGTCTCTATTTCGGGAACGTTGTCGACTGGCATGCAGTACGACTGGTATCGTATCAAGGCCCCGGCAGCGGGCCTTGTGCGTATCTCGCCGGATGTAACGACATTTCCAATCACGGCCTCACTGCGGCTGGAAAGTGGACAGGCTCTTGCCAACGGGCTGTATCTATCCACTGCAATCGAATTCATGTTCGATACGACGAGCGACGACAATCCGACGGTCGAGGAAGCCAGCATCACCTTAGGGCCGTTCACGGCCGGTGTGACAGCGTCCTGGTTCGATTTCTGGACGGGAGAGGATTTCGTTCTGGTCGGCCGTATCCCGAGCCGCACGGTCGGCCTCTTTGGCGTCAATCGCCGTCTCACCGACACACTTCAGTTTTCACTATCCGCCGAAACCCTTGAAAGCAACCAGAGCGCTCTGGGTTTTTCGCGTGGCGCGCGCATGCCGGACGGTGTGGCGAGGCTTCTCTACGACGACGGCACGCTCACCATCCATGGCGCCGTCGCTCTGCACGACCAGCGGCTCACAGGCGACTCGTCGCGCCGCCTCGGCAGAGCCGCTATCATCGGAGCGACTTGGCAGCATGCGCTTTTTGGACGGAATACGATATTGTCCGGTCAGATCGCGGGTGCGATTGACGCCGCCCCTTATATCGGCTCGCAGCTCGATCGACGGGCTGTGCTTCCTTTGCTTGCGATTGGCCATGCGACGCGCGGCTGGTCGGGTGTCTTGTCGATCGGCCATGATTTGTCCGATACGTGGTCCACGAACGCCTATGTCAGCCGCTACGATCTCAAGCTGCCGTTTCCGGGCTCCGAGGCTGGACATATAAGGATAGACCGATTGTCGGCGAACCTGGTCTGGAAGCCTTTCAACGGCATCAAGATTGGCGTGGAGGGCTCAACCGCCTGGCAGAACGCCGAAATCCTTGGCCGTGTCGTCTCAACCTCCCTCGCCGGGCGCCAGACTTCGCTTCAAGTCTTCCTGGAACGCGCTTTCTGA
- a CDS encoding amidohydrolase family protein, whose amino-acid sequence MSDFDLVLAGTLVLPHRVVPGGFVAVRDGRVALVGQGAPPAARERHSLGEALILPGAIDAQVHSLSQKGAEDFIWSTRSAAAGGVTTIVDMPYDDGNLICSAEALKSKVAHAAPQARVDFALHGTVNPEEGAARIPEMVAAGACAFKFSTFGTHPVRFPRIPPQLLLECFTAIAREGLAAGVHNENHEAVETYMAQVRASGITDWRAHGLSRPPITELLAMHEIYEIGAMAGCDAHVVHCSLSRGYDIAAAYRTQGFTATVECCIHYLVLDEENDVRRLGGKAKINPPVRPRAEVEGLWRQVAAGNVWLVSTDHVSWTADRKTDPNMLANASGVPGLEAMVPLFVKGALERGVPLTWAARLMSANPARHFRIDDRKGNLAAGFDADIIVMTPEPYVYEAAASGHNVVDWSPYDGMTMPWRITATYLRGEQVYDGRAVLAEPGNGRFVRPPLTRAIASTA is encoded by the coding sequence ATGTCTGATTTCGATCTCGTGCTGGCTGGCACACTCGTCTTGCCCCATCGCGTTGTTCCGGGTGGCTTCGTGGCGGTACGTGATGGCCGCGTCGCTTTGGTGGGGCAGGGTGCTCCCCCGGCGGCGCGCGAGCGGCACAGCCTTGGCGAGGCGCTCATCCTGCCTGGCGCCATCGACGCGCAGGTTCATTCGCTTTCGCAGAAGGGCGCTGAGGATTTCATCTGGTCGACGCGATCGGCGGCGGCTGGTGGCGTTACAACGATTGTCGACATGCCCTATGACGACGGCAATCTCATCTGCTCCGCCGAGGCTTTGAAGAGCAAGGTCGCACACGCCGCGCCCCAGGCGCGGGTTGATTTCGCGCTGCATGGCACGGTCAATCCCGAGGAAGGCGCGGCGCGCATACCCGAGATGGTCGCGGCGGGGGCCTGCGCCTTCAAGTTCTCCACTTTCGGCACTCATCCCGTGCGTTTTCCGCGCATCCCGCCTCAGCTCCTCCTTGAATGCTTCACGGCAATAGCCCGCGAGGGACTGGCGGCCGGTGTCCATAATGAGAACCATGAGGCGGTCGAGACCTACATGGCGCAGGTCAGGGCCTCGGGCATCACCGATTGGCGCGCCCATGGCCTCTCACGCCCCCCGATCACCGAGCTGCTTGCCATGCACGAGATCTACGAGATCGGGGCGATGGCGGGCTGTGATGCCCATGTGGTGCATTGCTCGCTTTCGCGCGGCTACGACATCGCCGCCGCGTATCGCACGCAAGGCTTCACCGCAACAGTGGAATGCTGCATCCATTACCTCGTGCTCGACGAGGAGAACGACGTGCGCCGCCTCGGCGGCAAGGCCAAGATCAATCCACCGGTGCGTCCCCGCGCGGAGGTCGAAGGACTTTGGCGGCAGGTGGCGGCCGGCAATGTCTGGCTCGTCTCGACGGATCACGTGTCGTGGACCGCGGATCGCAAGACCGACCCGAACATGCTGGCCAATGCATCCGGCGTGCCGGGGCTCGAGGCTATGGTGCCGCTGTTCGTCAAGGGCGCGCTGGAGCGCGGCGTGCCGCTGACCTGGGCGGCGCGGCTCATGAGCGCCAATCCGGCCCGGCATTTCCGTATCGATGACCGCAAGGGCAATCTTGCCGCCGGCTTCGATGCCGACATCATCGTCATGACGCCTGAGCCCTACGTCTATGAGGCGGCCGCCAGTGGTCACAACGTGGTCGACTGGAGCCCCTATGACGGGATGACGATGCCCTGGCGCATTACCGCCACCTACCTGCGTGGCGAGCAGGTTTATGACGGCCGGGCTGTGCTCGCCGAGCCCGGCAACGGCCGGTTCGTTCGCCCGCCACTCACCCGTGCGATCGCGAGCACGGCATGA
- a CDS encoding VOC family protein, with protein sequence MKIVTSLSFQGQCREAFEFYAKVLGGKITAAFPYGDAPPGMPITDEKYKTWLMHCWLEVGDQALMGADMDVEWARNIDKPKNGFDVTLHTTDKAEGQRWFQQLSEGGQAVMPFGETFWSPGFGSLIDRFGVPWMVNTIPSADWKPQG encoded by the coding sequence ATGAAGATCGTGACCAGCCTGAGCTTCCAGGGGCAATGCCGCGAGGCATTCGAGTTCTACGCCAAGGTCCTCGGCGGAAAGATCACCGCGGCGTTTCCCTATGGCGATGCGCCTCCCGGCATGCCGATCACCGACGAGAAATACAAGACCTGGCTGATGCATTGCTGGCTCGAAGTGGGCGACCAGGCCTTGATGGGCGCCGATATGGATGTCGAATGGGCGCGCAACATCGACAAGCCCAAGAACGGCTTCGATGTGACCCTGCACACCACGGACAAGGCAGAGGGACAGCGCTGGTTCCAGCAACTGTCCGAAGGCGGCCAGGCGGTCATGCCGTTCGGCGAAACCTTCTGGTCGCCGGGATTTGGCTCGCTCATCGACCGGTTCGGCGTACCATGGATGGTGAACACCATTCCCTCGGCGGACTGGAAGCCGCAGGGCTGA
- a CDS encoding Zn-dependent hydrolase: MSGQNWPVKANRIAEDIEALARITDPDKPWTRRAFTPRFLEGRAYIEARMRAAGLETRIDAAGNLIGRRAGSRPGTGTLLIGSHSDTVPDGGRFDGVAGVVTALEVARSLANAGIVLEHDLEVIDFLAEEVSIFDVSCVGSRAMAGRLDPAWLGRVSGDLTLTEGIRQVGGDPDRLADAARGDIKAFIELHIEQGPILEDSGDDIGVVSAIVGITRIEFIIEGRPDHAGTTPMHARRDALVAAADLVRAVRALAMAHPEGEGHFTATVGEFRVLPNAANVVPSKVELLIDARAECRPAMEAFITALAAEAAILERQHGAAVTGPRIISDNDAVACDTTLQQTLAEAADTLGLSRRALASGAGHDAAWIARIAPAAMVFIPCREGRSHTPEEWTENDAIAKGAAVIHQAIRRLDAGGAGTAS, encoded by the coding sequence ATGAGCGGACAGAACTGGCCGGTCAAGGCGAACCGGATCGCCGAGGATATCGAGGCGCTGGCGCGGATCACCGATCCGGACAAGCCCTGGACGCGGCGCGCGTTCACGCCGCGTTTCCTGGAGGGGCGTGCCTATATCGAAGCGCGGATGCGCGCCGCCGGTCTCGAGACGCGGATAGATGCGGCCGGCAATCTGATCGGCCGGCGCGCCGGCAGCAGGCCCGGCACTGGCACCCTCCTGATCGGCTCGCATTCCGACACCGTGCCCGATGGGGGCCGTTTCGACGGGGTGGCGGGGGTGGTCACGGCCCTCGAAGTCGCGCGCTCATTGGCGAATGCGGGCATCGTGCTTGAACATGATCTCGAGGTGATCGACTTTCTCGCCGAGGAAGTCAGCATATTCGACGTGTCCTGCGTCGGCAGCCGGGCCATGGCTGGCCGTCTTGATCCAGCATGGCTCGGGCGTGTCAGCGGCGATCTCACGTTGACGGAGGGCATCCGGCAGGTGGGTGGGGATCCCGACCGTCTGGCCGACGCGGCGCGCGGCGACATCAAGGCCTTTATCGAACTGCACATCGAACAGGGGCCGATCCTTGAAGACAGCGGCGATGATATCGGTGTGGTCTCGGCCATCGTCGGGATCACCCGGATCGAGTTCATCATAGAGGGGCGGCCTGATCACGCCGGCACTACGCCGATGCATGCCCGCCGCGACGCATTGGTAGCGGCGGCGGATCTCGTGCGCGCCGTCAGAGCACTCGCCATGGCGCATCCGGAGGGCGAGGGACATTTCACGGCGACCGTGGGCGAGTTTCGCGTTCTCCCGAACGCCGCCAATGTCGTTCCCTCCAAGGTGGAGCTGTTGATTGACGCACGCGCCGAATGTCGTCCCGCGATGGAGGCCTTCATCACGGCGCTGGCGGCGGAGGCAGCGATTCTAGAGCGGCAGCACGGTGCCGCCGTGACCGGCCCCCGCATCATCTCGGACAACGACGCGGTAGCCTGCGACACGACGCTCCAGCAGACATTGGCAGAGGCCGCCGACACGCTTGGTCTGTCGCGTCGGGCGCTCGCTTCCGGCGCCGGGCATGACGCGGCCTGGATCGCGCGGATCGCGCCGGCGGCGATGGTGTTCATACCGTGCCGGGAGGGCCGCAGCCACACGCCGGAGGAATGGACAGAGAATGACGCAATCGCCAAGGGCGCGGCCGTGATCCATCAGGCGATCCGACGTCTCGATGCGGGAGGGGCCGGCACGGCGTCGTGA
- a CDS encoding ABC transporter ATP-binding protein, giving the protein MTAASLTAESLAHAYGAAPPTLKGISFTIEPGEFFTLLGPSGCGKTTTLRLVAGLLSPTAGRILIGTRDITAVPTHERDISVVFQNYALFPHMTVADNVGYGLKIRGKPRREIAAAVEEALATVGLPGMDKRYPTELSGGQQQRVGLARAIAVKPRVMLLDEPLSNLDAKLREQMCLEIAALQRRMAMTVLYVTHDQAEALAISDRIAVMSGGEIREIGTPTEIYRRPRSLTAATFLGDTNLVRLRVGRDGVTLPSGKALAMATNPVAVGGEVTVAIRPEAIDFVGLDPAGALPSNHFRALIESRVYRGATSQIVLKAEDFPQPVQALVLGEAGGQPGETVVFRIDPNEVHQVAGAAS; this is encoded by the coding sequence ATGACCGCCGCGAGCCTGACTGCGGAGTCGCTAGCCCATGCCTATGGGGCCGCGCCTCCCACGCTGAAGGGCATTTCCTTCACCATCGAGCCGGGCGAGTTCTTCACGCTGCTTGGACCCTCCGGCTGCGGCAAGACGACGACCCTCAGGCTCGTTGCGGGATTGTTGTCGCCGACCGCCGGGCGGATCCTGATCGGCACGCGCGACATCACGGCCGTGCCGACTCACGAGCGCGATATCAGCGTGGTTTTCCAGAACTACGCGCTATTCCCTCACATGACGGTTGCCGACAATGTGGGCTATGGCTTGAAGATCCGCGGCAAGCCGCGGCGTGAGATCGCCGCTGCCGTCGAGGAAGCGCTCGCCACTGTGGGCTTGCCGGGCATGGACAAGCGTTATCCGACCGAACTCTCCGGCGGCCAGCAGCAGCGTGTGGGACTCGCACGCGCCATCGCCGTCAAGCCGCGTGTGATGTTGCTCGACGAGCCCCTGTCCAACCTCGACGCGAAGCTGCGCGAGCAGATGTGCCTGGAGATCGCGGCCCTGCAACGCCGTATGGCCATGACGGTGCTCTACGTGACCCACGACCAGGCCGAGGCGCTCGCCATCTCGGACCGTATCGCCGTAATGAGCGGTGGCGAGATCCGCGAGATCGGCACACCCACCGAGATTTATCGCCGGCCACGCTCGCTGACGGCCGCAACATTTCTCGGCGATACCAATCTGGTGCGCCTGCGGGTCGGCCGAGACGGCGTGACACTGCCTTCCGGCAAGGCGTTGGCGATGGCGACGAACCCGGTCGCGGTCGGCGGCGAGGTCACTGTTGCCATCCGTCCTGAGGCCATTGATTTCGTGGGGCTTGACCCAGCTGGGGCGCTGCCTTCCAACCATTTTCGCGCGCTGATCGAGAGCCGCGTCTATCGCGGCGCGACCAGCCAGATCGTGCTCAAAGCCGAGGATTTCCCTCAGCCGGTGCAGGCGCTGGTCCTGGGCGAAGCCGGCGGCCAGCCAGGCGAGACGGTGGTCTTTCGCATCGACCCCAACGAGGTCCATCAGGTTGCGGGAGCGGCCTCATGA
- a CDS encoding MFS transporter codes for MNHPYRWVIVAAGGVLGCVAAGAMFSLPVFLRPMSEDTGWSVTGVSMAMTIGFLAMAAASMVWGNLFDRFGPRPVVLTGSVVLAASLALASRAASLTEFQLLFGLLVGVATAAVFAPMMAAVTGWFDTQRGLAVSLVSAGMGLAPMTMAPLAAWLVTIHDWRTAMLIIAGIAAGLMIPAALLVRRPPALEGGHAEAAADGQQSGMTVRQAVRSPQFLILMLANFFCCATHSGPIFHTVSYAVTCGIPMIAAVSIYSVEGLAGMFGRIGFGLAGDRFGAQRVLVIGLMAQAFGVLAYAFVDQLGGFYAVAVAVGFIYAGTMPLYAVIIRENFPLKMMGTIIGGTAMAGSLGMSTGPLLGGLIYDHFSSYVLMYVGSWGMGLTAMLILMAFRPFPKRQMEPATA; via the coding sequence ATGAACCATCCCTATCGCTGGGTCATCGTCGCGGCTGGTGGCGTTCTGGGCTGCGTCGCGGCTGGCGCCATGTTTTCCCTGCCCGTCTTCCTGCGGCCGATGTCAGAGGATACCGGCTGGTCCGTCACCGGCGTGTCGATGGCCATGACGATCGGCTTCCTCGCCATGGCGGCGGCCAGCATGGTTTGGGGCAACCTCTTCGACAGGTTCGGTCCCCGCCCGGTCGTGCTGACGGGCTCGGTGGTCCTGGCCGCGAGCCTTGCACTGGCCAGCCGGGCGGCCTCTCTCACTGAGTTCCAGCTTCTGTTCGGCCTTCTGGTCGGGGTAGCGACCGCCGCCGTCTTCGCGCCGATGATGGCGGCCGTGACGGGCTGGTTCGACACCCAGCGCGGCCTTGCGGTCTCGCTGGTCTCCGCTGGCATGGGCCTGGCGCCGATGACGATGGCGCCGCTCGCGGCCTGGCTGGTCACCATCCACGACTGGCGCACCGCCATGCTGATCATCGCCGGCATCGCGGCGGGGCTCATGATCCCCGCGGCCCTCCTCGTACGGCGTCCGCCGGCACTGGAAGGCGGGCATGCCGAAGCGGCGGCCGATGGGCAGCAATCGGGGATGACAGTCCGGCAGGCTGTACGCTCGCCGCAATTCCTTATCCTGATGCTGGCGAACTTTTTCTGCTGCGCCACCCATTCCGGCCCGATCTTCCACACCGTGAGCTATGCGGTGACCTGCGGCATCCCGATGATCGCCGCCGTGTCGATCTACAGCGTCGAGGGTCTGGCGGGCATGTTCGGCCGCATCGGCTTTGGCCTCGCGGGAGACCGCTTCGGCGCGCAGCGTGTCCTCGTCATCGGGCTCATGGCGCAGGCGTTCGGTGTGCTCGCTTATGCCTTCGTCGATCAGCTTGGCGGCTTCTATGCCGTCGCGGTGGCCGTCGGCTTCATCTATGCCGGCACGATGCCGCTCTATGCCGTGATCATCCGTGAGAACTTCCCGCTGAAGATGATGGGCACGATCATCGGCGGCACCGCGATGGCCGGCAGCCTTGGCATGTCGACAGGACCCCTGCTCGGTGGCCTCATCTACGACCATTTCTCCAGCTATGTATTGATGTATGTCGGCTCCTGGGGCATGGGCCTGACGGCCATGCTGATCCTGATGGCGTTCCGGCCGTTTCCCAAAAGGCAGATGGAGCCCGCGACGGCTTGA
- a CDS encoding extracellular solute-binding protein → MLDRRSLLKLTAAGAIAAAALVPASAGAAEPPKPAKLTMNVYAGPFEANMRKAVIAPFEADTGIKVELVPSAPPLAKLQAQGASPELDILIAGIVENLIAGQQGLIVKLDPDNIPELKDIYDIAKTPDGVAVNFSALGLAYDKRQWPTPPTSWFDLASDKTPGKIVVRQPDAQNTVAWMAIMAKELNGAWPEKPEDYKKVGELLTKNLKSRLAAITTNTATTRAGFTNAGAGLAVWTDSQVAAFAEESKLPLAFVIPKEGGVMIATTAMVTRTPNKYWAEKLIGYMLRPEAQKIFALNGYYAPSNKTVVVPDDVAAKMVYGQAKIDTLLRMPWDKITPINQQISETFYEAVN, encoded by the coding sequence ATGTTGGATCGCCGGAGCCTCCTGAAGCTGACTGCCGCGGGCGCAATCGCGGCCGCGGCGCTCGTGCCCGCGTCGGCCGGGGCGGCTGAGCCGCCGAAGCCCGCCAAGTTGACGATGAACGTCTATGCCGGTCCTTTCGAAGCCAATATGCGCAAGGCGGTCATCGCGCCATTCGAAGCCGATACGGGCATAAAGGTGGAGCTCGTTCCGAGCGCTCCGCCGCTCGCGAAACTGCAGGCGCAGGGCGCCTCGCCAGAGCTCGATATCCTCATCGCCGGCATCGTCGAGAATTTGATCGCCGGCCAGCAGGGACTGATCGTCAAGCTCGATCCGGACAACATCCCGGAGCTCAAGGATATCTACGACATCGCCAAGACCCCGGACGGTGTCGCGGTCAACTTCTCGGCTCTGGGCCTTGCCTATGACAAGAGGCAGTGGCCGACCCCGCCGACCTCCTGGTTCGACCTCGCCTCGGACAAGACGCCGGGCAAGATCGTGGTGCGCCAGCCAGACGCCCAGAACACCGTCGCCTGGATGGCTATCATGGCCAAGGAGCTGAACGGCGCCTGGCCGGAGAAGCCGGAAGACTACAAGAAGGTCGGCGAACTTCTGACGAAGAATCTCAAATCGCGCCTCGCCGCCATCACTACCAACACCGCCACCACCCGCGCTGGCTTCACCAATGCCGGCGCCGGTCTTGCGGTATGGACCGACAGCCAGGTCGCGGCCTTCGCCGAGGAGAGCAAACTGCCCCTCGCCTTCGTCATCCCGAAGGAAGGCGGCGTCATGATCGCCACCACCGCGATGGTGACCCGCACGCCGAACAAATACTGGGCGGAAAAGCTGATCGGCTACATGCTGCGGCCGGAAGCGCAGAAGATCTTCGCGCTCAACGGCTACTACGCGCCGTCAAACAAGACCGTCGTCGTTCCCGATGACGTCGCGGCCAAGATGGTCTATGGCCAAGCCAAGATCGATACGCTGCTGCGGATGCCGTGGGACAAAATAACGCCCATCAACCAGCAGATCTCGGAAACCTTCTACGAAGCCGTCAACTGA
- a CDS encoding cupin domain-containing protein — MDIVRSGSQPSGKGPEAYFTGAVRIDPLLSPPEPARVAGALVTFEPGARTAWHTHPLGQTLIVVSGCGWAQREGGPIEEIRPGDVVWFPPGEKHWHGATPTTAMSHIAIQEKLNGSPVDWMEHVTDAQYRK; from the coding sequence ATGGATATTGTGCGGAGCGGATCGCAGCCCTCCGGAAAGGGGCCGGAGGCCTATTTCACCGGGGCGGTTCGCATCGATCCGCTTCTCAGCCCGCCGGAGCCGGCGCGGGTCGCGGGCGCTCTGGTCACCTTCGAGCCAGGCGCGCGGACGGCCTGGCATACGCATCCGCTGGGACAGACGCTGATCGTCGTGTCCGGATGCGGCTGGGCGCAGCGCGAGGGTGGCCCCATCGAGGAGATCCGGCCGGGAGACGTGGTCTGGTTCCCCCCCGGTGAAAAACACTGGCACGGCGCCACGCCGACGACGGCCATGAGCCACATCGCCATCCAGGAAAAGCTCAACGGCTCGCCTGTGGACTGGATGGAGCACGTCACCGACGCGCAATACCGGAAGTAG